From Bos taurus isolate L1 Dominette 01449 registration number 42190680 breed Hereford chromosome 29, ARS-UCD2.0, whole genome shotgun sequence, a single genomic window includes:
- the PPP1CA gene encoding serine/threonine-protein phosphatase PP1-alpha catalytic subunit: MSDSEKLNLDSIIGRLLEVQGSRPGKNVQLTENEIRGLCLKSREIFLSQPILLELEAPLKICGDIHGQYYDLLRLFEYGGFPPESNYLFLGDYVDRGKQSLETICLLLAYKIKYPENFFLLRGNHECASINRIYGFYDECKRRYNIKLWKTFTDCFNCLPIAAIVDEKIFCCHGGLSPDLQSMEQIRRIMRPTDVPDQGLLCDLLWSDPDKDVQGWGENDRGVSFTFGAEVVAKFLHKHDLDLICRAHQVVEDGYEFFAKRQLVTLFSAPNYCGEFDNAGAMMSVDETLMCSFQILKPADKNKGKYGQFSGLNPGGRPITPPRNSAKAKK; encoded by the exons ATGTCCGACAGCGAGAAGCTCAACCTGGACTCTATAATCGGACGCCTGCTGGAAG TGCAGGGCTCCAGGCCTGGAAAGAATGTACAGCTGACGGAGAACGAGATCCGTGGTCTGTGCCTCAAATCCCGGGAGATTTTCCTGAGCCAGCCCATTCTTCTGGAGCTGGAGGCACCCCTCAAGATCTGCG GTGACATTCATGGCCAGTACTATGATCTTCTGCGGCTGTTCGAGTACGGTGGCTTCCCTCCAGAGAGTAACTACTTGTTCCTGGGGGACTACGTGGACAGGGGCAAGCAGTCTTTGGAGACCATCTGCCTGCTGCTGGCCTATAAGATCAAGTACCCAGAGAACTTCTTCCTGCTCCGTGGGAACCACGAGTGTGCCAGCATCAACCGCATCTACGGCTTCTATGATGAGT GCAAGAGACGCTACAACATCAAACTGTGGAAGACCTTCACTGATTGCTTCAACTGCCTGCCCATCGCTGCCATCGTGGACGAGAAGATCTTCTGTTGCCATGGAG GGCTGTCCCcagacctacagtccatggagcagaTCCGGCGTATCATGCGGCCCACAGATGTGCCTGACCAGGGCCTGCTCTGTGACCTGCTGTGGTCTGACCCTGACAAGGACGTGCAGGGCTGGGGTGAGAATGACCGCGGCGTCTCCTTTACATTTGGAGCTGAGGTGGTGGCCAAGTTCCTGCACAAGCATGACCTGGACCTCATCTGCCGGGCACACCAG GTAGTAGAAGACGGCTATGAGTTCTTTGCCAAGCGGCAGCTGGTGACACTCTTTTCAGCCCCCAACTACTGCGGCGAGTTTGACAATGCAGGTGCCATGATGAGTGTGGACGAGACGCTCATGTGCTCCTTCCAG ATCCTCAAGCCCGCTGACAAGAACAAGGGGAAATACGGGCAGTTCAGTGGCCTGAACCCTGGAGGCCGGCCCATCACCCCACCCCGCAACTCCGCCAAAGCCAAGAAATAG